A stretch of the Epinephelus fuscoguttatus linkage group LG2, E.fuscoguttatus.final_Chr_v1 genome encodes the following:
- the LOC125905337 gene encoding uncharacterized protein LOC125905337, with translation MTSPSGFCPFKAASQTSENEGNREIGYWRSINQATSAAYPDAVTETVMNCEPESTKFESTSVGTDLSMKNIEDLLSENAALKHHDKEVEMKIKAHKESKIQQGSPVCDLQHDNKVKFYTGLPSASMFFTLLTYLTTAWTPTTSTVTPEKQLFAVLTKLRLGLTHQDLAYRFNSSCGTISAIFHDWLHVMSERLQCLICWPSREHVRKSLPDLFRTKLFKGVRCIIDCSEIFIQRPTSLSARALTYSQYKSHNTVKFLIGISPTGAVTFLSKAWGGRASNKVITQQSGLIDVLEQGNVVLADRGFNFPEYFATKGVRLLVPSTRGKTVLTGLEVSRSRQMSRARIHVERSIGKLKAFHILKNTLPISMIKHRTSDSMATINKILLVCAALSNLDKPLVC, from the coding sequence ATGACCTCTCCATCCGGATTTTGCCCCTTCAAGGCTGCCTCACAAACCTcagaaaatgaagggaacagAGAGATAGGCTACTGGAGGTCAATTAATCAAGCGACTTCAGCAGCTTATCCTGATGCAGTGACTGAAACGGTCATGAATTGCGAACCTGAGAGCACCAAGTTTGAGAGCACATCAGTTGGGACAGATCTTTCTATGAAAAATATAGAGGATCTGCTGAGTGAAAATGCTGCCCTAAAACATCACGACAAAGAAGTGgagatgaaaataaaagccCACAAGGAAAGCAAAATACAGCAGGGGTCTCCTGTTTGTGACTTACAACACGATAACAAAGTAAAATTCTACACTGGGCTTCCTTCTGCTTCAATGTTTTTTACACTATTGACTTATCTCACAACAGCCTGGACTCCCACAACCTCAACAGTGACACCAGAAAAACAACTCTTTGCTGTGTTGACGAAACTACGCCTTGGCCTGACTCATCAGGATTTGGCTTATCGATTCAACTCCAGTTGTGGTACCATATCTGCCATTTTCCATGACTGGCTGCATGTTATGTCAGAGCGTCTACAATGTCTTATTTGCTGGCCATCTCGAGAACATGTGAGAAAGAGTCTTCCAGATCTATTCAGAACAAAGCTCTTCAAAGGTGTAAGATGCATCATTGATTGCAGTGAAATCTTCATACAGCGACCAACATCTCTCAGCGCCAGGGCTTTAACGTATTCACAGTACAAGTCCCACAACACAGTCAAATTTCTTATAGGAATAAGTCCAACAGGAGCTGTCACTTTCCTCTCCAAAGCTTGGGGTGGGCGAGCAAGCAACAAAGTCATCACACAGCAGTCTGGTTTGATTGACGTCTTAGAGCAGGGAAATGTTGTTCTTGCTGATAGGGGATTCAATTTTCCAGAATATTTTGCCACAAAAGGTGTGAGACTCCTTGTACCATCGACCCGTGGCAAAACAGTACTAACAGGACTGGAGGTGTCAAGGTCTCGTCAGATGTCACGGGCAAGGATACATGTGGAACGCTCTATTGGCAAACTGAAGGCCTttcacattttgaaaaatacattgCCGATCAGCATGATTAAACACAGGACATCTGACAGCATGGCTacaattaataaaatattactGGTTTGTGCAGCTTTGTCAAACCTTGACAAACCCCTTGTCTGTTGA